The Mycolicibacterium aichiense region CTTCTGGATGTCCGACGTGCACAGCGTCGGGGGCTACGTCACGGCGGGCAGCCTGTTCGCCCTGGGCCTTGCCAGCTGGCAGGTCTTGATCGCACTGCTCATCGGCATCGTGATCGTCAACGTCTTCTGCAACCTGGTCGCCAAGCCCAGCCAGGCCACCGGCGTGCCATATCCGGTGATCTGCCGCAGCGTCTTCGGTGTGCTCGGTGCGAACATCCCCGCCATCATCCGCGGTCTGATCGCGGTGGCCTGGTACGGCATCCAGACCTATCTGGCCTCCGCTGCGCTGGATGTGGTGCTGCTCAAGCTCTTTCCCGCACTTGCGCCGTACGCCGACGTCAACCAGCACGGCTTTCTGGGGTTGCCGTTCCTGGGCTGGGGCAGCTTCCTGCTGCTCTGGGTCCTGCAGGCATGCGTCTTCTGGCGTGGGATGGAATCCATCCGCAAGTTCATCGATTTCTGCGGTCCCGCGGTGTACGTGGTGATGTTCATGCTCTGTGGCTATCTGATCTACAAAGCGGGCTGGGGCGCAATCGATCTCAATCTCGGCGATGTCAAGTACACGGGTCTGGATGCCGTGCCGGTCATGCTCGGTGCCATCGCCCTTGTGGTGTCGTACTTTTCGGGCCCGATGCTGAACTTCGGCGACTTCGCCCGCTACGGCCGGTCGTTCGCGGCGGTCAAGCGTGGCAACTTCCTCGGTCTGCCGGTGAACTTTCTGGTGTTCTCGATCCTGGTGGTCGTCACCGCCTCACTCACCGTGCCGGTCTTCGGCGAGTTGATCACCGATCCTGTGGCGACCGTGGCCAAGATCGACTCCACCTTCGCAATCGTGCTGGGAGCGTTGACCTTCACCATCGCCACGATCGGCATCAACATCGTCGCGAACTTCATCTCGCCGGCTTTCGACTTCTCCAACGTCAGCCCGCAGCGGATCAGCTGGCGCGCGGGCGGAATGATCGCCGCCGTCGGCTCGGTGCTCATCACCCCGTGGAACCTGTACAACAATCCCGAGGTCATCCACTACACACTGGAGACGCTCGGTGCGTTCATCGGCCCGCTGTTCGGCGTGTTGATCGGCCACTACTACCTGATCCACAAGCAGAAGGTGAACGTTGACGCGCTGTTCACCCTCGCCGAGGACGGAACTTATTGGTACAAGAAGGGTTACAACCCGGCTGCGGTGATCGCTACGGCGGTCTCGGCCCTGGTCGCGGTGGTGCCGGTGCTGGCTGTCGGAGTGCCGGGTATGCATACCGCTGCGCAGTACAGCTGGTTCATCGGCTGCGGTTTGGGCCTGGCGATCTACTACGGGCTCGCGACGCGCGGCAAGCTGGCCGTCGCTGCGCTGCCGTGACCCGGATCTGGGTGATCAATCCCAACACCACACGGGCCATGACCGACACGATCGCACAGTGTGCCCGCGCGGTGGCCGGATCCGGTGTGGTCATCACCGGAATCACCTCCGAGATCGGACCGGAGTCGATCGAGAGCCACTACGACGAGGCGCTGGCGGTTCCGGGCGTGCTGCAGGCGGTGCGCCACGGTGATCGAGAGGGTGTCGACGGCTACGTGATCGCGTGTTTCGGTGATCCTGGCCTCGATGCCGCACGGGAGGTGGCGGCCGGACCGGTCATCGGGATCGCGGAGGCCGCGATGCAGACGGCCAGCCATCTCGGCAGCGGGTTCAGCATCGTCACCACACTGACGCGGACCATCGGCCAGTCGGCGCGACTTGCCGAACGGTATGGCATGCAACGGTTCTGCCGCGGTATCCATGCCTGCGAGATTCCGGTACTCGATCTGGAGACCGACCCGAACGCGCGCAAGGTCGTCACCGAGGCCTGCCGCGACGCCATCGAGGCCGACGGGTCCGACGTCGTGGTGCTGGGGTGTGCCGGTATGGCGGATATGTGTGCCGAGATCTCCGCCGACGTGGGTGTACCCGTCATTGACGGGGTCACCGCCGCAACCCTGACGGTGCAGTCGCTGGTGACCATGGGTTTACGCACGTCCAAGCGAGGCGAGTACGCGACACCGCCGGACAAGCGCTACTCGGCGGGGTGAGCCCTGCGCCAGTGGTCGGCGATTTCGATACGGCGGGCGATCCAGACCCCATCGTGGGATTGGACGTGGTCACAGAACCGTTCGAGCGCCGCGGTGCGCGCCGGACGCCCGGCCAGCCGGCAATGCAGTCCGATGGACAGCATCTTCGGGGCGCCCGCGCGACCCTCGGCGTAGAGCACGTCGAACGCGTCCCGCAGATGGGCGAAGAACTCGTCACCGTTGGAAAAGCCTGCGGCCGAGGCAAACCGCATGTCGTTGGTGTCCAACGTGTATGGCACGACGAGATGGGCACGGCCGGCAACGTCCACCCAGTACGGCAGATCGTCGGCGTAGGAATCGGAATCGTAGACGAAGCCGCCGTGTTCGACGACGAGTTCGCGCGTGTGCGGCGAATCGCGGCCGGTGTACCAGCCCAGCGGAGCCGCTCCGGTGAGATCGCGCAGGATCGAAACGGCCTGCGCCATGTGCGCCCGCTCGGTGTCCCGGTCGACGGACTGGTAGGACTTCCATCGCAGTCCGTGGCAAGCGATCTCGTGGCCGAGCTCATTGAAAGCCGCCACCGCCTCGGTATTTCGCTGCATGGCCAATGCGACCGCGAAGACGGTCAGCGGGATACCGCGACGCTCGAAGAGCCGAAGCAGCCGCCACAGCCCTGCGCGTGAGCCGTACTCGTAGAGCGACTCCATACTCATGTGCCGGTCGGGGAACGGCTCGGCCGGTGTCATTTCGGACAGGAACGTCTCCGAGGCCGGGTCGCCATCGAGGACCGAATTCTCGGCCCCTTCTTCGTAATTCAGCACGAATTGCACCGCAATGGCGGCATCGCCCGGCCAGTGCGGGTGAGGGGGTATACGGCCGTAGCCGACCATGTCCCTCGGATAGGTCATGTCACGCCGCCGCAGCCCATTTGTCCGCAACCCGACGCCGTCCCGTGTCGGTGAGCCGGCCGAACAACCGCAGCCGCGCCATACCGCCGTCGGGATACACCTCGAGGCGGGCATCGGTGACCGGCCGTTGGCTGGACAGCAGGAAGCGATGCCGGGTATCGGGTTGCAGATCGGTGCGCGGCAGCAGCTCGAACCAGTCGCCGTCGTCGTCGCGACCCACCAGCCGGGCGCTGCCGGGGGCGTTACCGACGAAGTAGGACGTGTCCAGTTCGGCCACCGTGAGCACCCCGTGACCGGCCAATTGCACCTGCACCCAGTCATTTCCGTTGTCACGCCGCCGCGAGGTCTCCCACCCGTCACCCATCGTGTGCGCGGTGCCGCGCAGCAGCAGGTTGTTCGGCGACGAATAGAACATGTTGGAGCAGGCCGTGACTCGGGCACCGTTGTCCAGGGCGGCGAGATCGAGCGGAATGCCGTCGACGAACCGCGGGTCGAGCAGACCCTGGCCGTGGACACGCAGCCGGGCCACTCCGCCGTCGGGGTAGATCGACAGCCGGACATGCGTCCACCGGCGAGACGAACTGACCTCGAACAGATTCCGGGTGTCACCGTTGACGTCGGCCCGGTCGAGGATGGTGGTCCAGTCAGTTTGGTGCACAAGGTCTTCGACGTTCGGGTAACCCTCGACGCAGGCCGCCTCGACCGAGACCTGCGGTGGGTAGTTGCCCGTGAACCACGCGGTGTCGACCACGACGCCGCGCACGATGGCCGGGGCGGCTAGCCGAACGATCGCGGTGTCGCAGTCCCCGGGCATTGTGCCGCGCCTGCGCCGGGTCTCCCAGCCGTCGTAGATCTGGCCCTTGTGCCCGAAGGTGGCCGGGCGGAACTCGGCCGGCCGGGGGTTGATGAGGTTCTCTCGCTCGGCGAACAAGTCGTCGTTGGCCCAAACCACAGTTCCGCCTGCCGGCCGGGCCGCCAGATCGGGGAGGGACAGGAAGTCTGATTGCGTCCGAGTGGAGTCCTGCCCGCCGTCGATCACCTTCTGAGCCTAAGTGACCGGCCACTTCGGGGCGCGCCGAGCATCGGCCGCCGGGTTCGTCTCAGGCTTCGATCTCGCCGGCCACGCGCCGCTCGATCGCCTCTCGAGCGGCGGCGGGCAGCACGACCAGTCCGTCGAGTTCGCGCCGCGCCCTGTCGTAGGCAATGCGCCGCTCCTGGGGGGTGGCGGCGGTGTCCTCGGCGAGGTGCAACAAGTGCTGAGCGCGGCTCAGGCGCTGCTGATCGCCGACCGAGAAATCACTGCGGCGCCGGCGGATCGCCTCGGCCTCGGCGACGTCGAACGCGGCGGCGTACTCGCCGACGGCATCGCGATACTCCAGCTGGGCATCGCGATCGCCGACGACGTCGTCGATGTTCTCCGGCCGCAACAGCTCGGCGCGCTGGCGGGCCTTGTGAAACGACACCGTCAGGGGATCGCGCATGTCGGTCATCATCGGGAAGTCGAGCAGCTTGGCGACGTCGGTCTCGTAGGAGAGCCAACGTTCGTCGGTCCGATTGTGCGCAGCGGTGATTCGCTTCAGCTCCCGCCGGTATGCCGCGTCGGTACCACGGTTTCTACCGGCCGCCTCCGCGACGGCGATCTTGGCCTGCTGTTTGAGGCGGTAACGCTCCATGCGGCGCTCGGCCCGCCGTTCGTTGGCCGCGGCCACAGACCGGACCACACCGCCGATCACCCCGCCGAGCGGGAAGATCAGCCACCAGAAGTGCCACAGCGAATCCACCGCCTCCAGCATGCCACCGCAGTCGGTGTACGTGCTCGAAGGTCAGGGCTGTCCGGCGAGCATCCCGTTGACGATGCGGTGCAGGGCGCTGCGCACCTCGGTGCCCGCGCGTTCGGGATCCTCGGCGTGGGCGATGGTCAGCGCCGCGGCATCCAGCGCGCCGATCAGGATGTGCGCCAGCGGACGCACCGGCTGGTCCGCGAGTTCGCCGGAGTCCATCGCGGCCTGCAGCAACTGCTCGGTCATGCCCAGGCTGTAGCGCTCAGCGATATCGCGGAAACCATTCCAGCCCAATACATTCGGTGCATCAAGCAGGATCAGTTGACGGATCTCGCGCTCCGAGCTGATGTCGAGCCAGGCGTCCACGGCGGCGTGCAGGGTGGCGGCCGGCGTCGGCGGCTCCTGAGCGAGAACTGCCGCGGCCAACCGGTTCATCACGTCGGCTTCGACTGCCTCGACGACGTCGAGGAACAGCGCCGACTTGTCGGCGTACTGGTGGTACATCGCGCCCCTGGTGACGCCGGCGCGCTGGGCGATCTCCGGCGTTCCGACCTCGGCGTAACCCCGCTGGCCCCACAGTTCGCGCGCGGCCATGCGCAGCGCGTCCTGGGTTGCCGCGGAGCGCTGCGCCTGAGTACGTCTGGTGGTCATGTCTTGTTTTCCGTACACCCTGTCGGTATCTTACATGCAGACTGTCTGTTTGTTAGTTGTCATCGAGAGGAGATCGTCATGCACACCGTAGAACTCAGCAGCGGAACCATCCATTACGAAACGGCCGGACCGGCCGCGGGCAGGCCGCTGGTCTTCATCCACGGCTACGCGATGGGTGGGTCGCTGTGGCGCCCGTTGAGCGCCAGGCTGGCTCGGCATGGCCTGCGGTGCATCGTGCCGACCTGGCCGCTGGGCGCACACCAGACGGCGATGCGGTCGTCGGCCGATATGACGATGCGCGGCGTCGCCGCGATGGTGGCCGAGTTCCTCGACAAAACCGGGCTCGACGACGTCGTCCTGGTCGGCAATGACACCGGGGGAGCCGTCGCCCAGGTGGTCGCCACCGAGTTCCCCGACCGGCTCGGCGCGCTGGTCCTCACCAGTTGCGATGCGTTCGAACACTTTCCGCCACCGATCCTGGCACCATTCATCACCGCGGCGAGGATTCCGTTGCTATGGCGAATCGCGGTGCAGGGCATGCGTTCTCGTACGGTCCGGCGCCGCGCGTACGGTGCGCTGGCCCACACCAACCTCGACGCGCTGACTGCCGAATGGACCCGCAAGGCCGTCCGCGACCGCGCGATCGCCGAGAACCTGCGTCGGTTCACCGGATCGCTCACCCGGCAGACCACTCTCGACGCCGCCGCCAAGCTACCGCAGTTCGCCAAGCCGGCGTTGATCGCGTGGTCGGCCGATGACGCGTTCTTCCCGCAGGCCGACGGCCGCAGGCTTGCCGACGCCCTGCCGAACTCCCGGTTGGAGATCATCCGCGGCGCACGCACGTTCTCGATGCTCGACGAGCCGGATGTCCTTGCCGATCTGATCGCCGAGTTCGCCACGGCCACAAGCGCTGTCGGACGCTAGACCGCGCGCAATCGCCGGATCCGGTCGGCCACCGCGCGCTCCGACACCGCCGCGGCGGGGGCCAGCGCCTCCCAGGCGTGCGGGCAGCCAGGATGAACGTGCAGTTCGGTTGGCACTCCGGAAGCGGAAAGCCGCGCGGCATAAGCGATGTTCTCGTCGCGGAAGATGTCCAGATCGCCGACGTCGAGGTAGGTGGGCGGCAGCCCGGTCAGCACCTGCGCGCGGGCCGGCGCGGCGTAGATCGACACGTCATCGCCCCCGGCGCGATCGCCCAGGAGCGCACCCCAGCCAGTGATGTTGTCGTCGTAGTTCCAGGTCAGCAGTTCCGGGTCGAGTTCGGGATCCGGGGTGGTGGTGCGGTCGTCGAGCATCGGATAGATCAGCACCTGCGCAGCCAGCGCGGGGCCGCCGCGGTCGCGGGCCAACAGGCTCACCCCGGCTGCCAGGCCCCCGCCCGCGCTGTCACCGGCGACCGCGATACGGGCCGGGTCGACGCCCAGATCGGCGGCGTGCTCGGCCAGCCAGCACAGCGCGGCGTAGCAGTCCTCGACCGGCGTCGGGTCCGGAAACTCCGGGGCCACACGGTAATCCACCAGCAGCATCGGGGCCCCGGTGGCCGCGACGTAGCCACGCATCGCCGTGTCGTAGGCCGGAGCGGTTTCGGCCAGGCTGTAGATCATGCCGCCGCCGTGCAGGTACAGCACGGCGCTGCCGGGCGACTCGGAGGTGGGGAAGTACCACGACAGATCAAGTTCCGCGCCGTCGGCGGTGCGCAGCGTGTGCCGCGACACCTCGACGCCGTCGACCGGATCGCGCGACGCGCCGAGCGTCTGGAACATCGGGATCGCCCGCTCGCGGCGGGTCGCCACATCCCCGATCGCGGGCGGTTCGAGAGCGGCTGCCGCCTCCATCAGCGGTTGCAGCAGGGTCAGTACTTCCGGATCCATCGGCAGGGGCACGGTTGCACCCTAGCCCCAGTTGTCAGCCCCAGTTGTCAGCCCCAGTTGTCGTAGCCGCCCTCGGGTCCGAGCATCCGTTCGAGCCGGCTTCGATTGATCCGGGCCAGCTCGTTGCAGACAACCTTGCGTTCGGTTTCGGGGTCGTGGTGCATCCGGTCGCGGACCGCCGCGATCACCGACTTGGCGCAGACCTCACGGGGCAAGCCGCCGATGTGCATGACGAATCCGAAACCGAAATGCTCGTTGTAGTCGGTTACCGCCGCGGTGAGTTCGGCCATCACCTCGGGCGAGGAGTCCCAGACCGAGCACTGCTCGGCCTGCGACTTGGTGCTCCCGGGGCGCCGGCCGACATGCGGGTAGGCCTGCAGGATGTCGTCGATCGAGGACTCCGACAGCGAGAACAGCAAGTCGTCGGCGCGCCGGAACAATTCGTCCCGGTCGGAGTACGGGCGTCCCCTGGTCAGGTCCCGCGCCAAGGTGACACTGTTGCAGCACTCATAGAGCGCGTGGACGGCCTTGCTGTCCGGCAGCTCGTTGAAGGCCTCGAGACCGATGCCCTGGTGCATCAACACCAGTTCATGATCGAAAAGCCAAAGGACAACCGGGTTACCGATTGTTACGGCCAGGCAAACTTTCTCACCAGCGCCCTCGGCGCTCAGTGACCTTCTTTGGCGAACCGCTCGCGGGAGCGCTCCACCTCGGCCTCGGCCTCGGCTCGTCCGACCCAGTCGGAGCCTTTGACGAATTTGCCCGGCTCGAGGTCCTTGTAATGGGTGAAGAAGTGCTGGATCGAATCGAGTTCGTCCTTGGGCACGTCGCCGATGTCCTGGATGTGGTCCCAGCGCTTGTCTCCGGCAGGCACGCACAGCACCTTGTCGTCGCCGCCGGCTTCGTCGACCATCTTGAACATCCCGACCGGGCGTACCTCGATCAGCACGCCGGGGAACACCGACAGCGGCAGCAGCACCAGCGCGTCCAGCGGGTCGCCGTCCTCGCCGAGGGTGTCCTCGATGAAGCCGTAGTCCGCGGGGTAGGCCATCGGGGTGTAGAGGTAGCGGTCGAGGCGGACCCGTCCGGTTTCGTGGTCGACCTCGTACTTGTTGCGCTGACCCTTCGGGATCTCGATGGTGACGTCGAACTCCACCGTGCGACTCCTTATTTCCGCTGACTCGTGCCCGCCGGGCCGGCGACGCGGCATTACCCTAACGCCCGCGCTGGCCTGCACTGCACGGTGGTTCGGCACAATGAGACGAAACAGAAGTCAGGAAGGCCCCAGGAGAATGATGAGCCCGACTCGCGGGTGGCGTTGGGCCCACGTGGTGCTCGCCGTGGCGGTGGTCGTGCTGGTCGCCGCCATCGTGGCAATAGCCGCCGTCCTGACCCACGGCAGTGACACCGGCAGCGCGCAGGCCCCGCCCGGTCATGCGCTGGTGACGGCCAACCCCGGCGTGGTCCCGGTGTCCGACAGCGCGCCGGTGCCCACCGCCGCCGGTCTGACCGCTGCGCTGGCCCTGCCCGTCGCCGATCCCAATCTCGGCAATGTCAGCGGCCGGGTCACCGACGCGCAGACCGGTACCCAGCTCTGGGAGCACCGCTCAGACGTGCCACTGTTGCCGGCCTCGACCAACAAGACGCTCACCACCGGTGCCGCGCTGCTGGCCCTGAACCGTGACGAGCGGGTCACCACCACCGTCGTCGCGGCCGACCAGACCACGCAGCCGGGCGTGGTTGTGCTCGTCGGTGGCGGCGACCCCATCCTGTCGGCCGCCCCGGCCGGCCAGGAGACCTGGTATCGCGGTGCCGCCCGGATCAGTGATCTCGCCGATCAGGTGCGCAAGAGCGGGATCACCGCGACGGCGGTCCAGGTGGACGACTCTCTGTACAGCGGGCCGGATTTCGCGCCCGGCTGGGATCCCGCCGACATCGATGGCGGCGACATCGCCCCCATGCAGTCGGTGATGATCGACGCCGGACGTATCCAGCCGACCACAGTCGATTCGGCCCGGTCCCGAACCCCGGCCCTGGACGCGGGCCGCGCTCTGGCCACCGCGCTGGGCGTCGACCCGGCCAAGGTCACGATGGCGCCGGGGCGGCCGACCGGCAGGCAGTTGGCGGCGGTGCAAAGCGCACCACTGATCGAGCGGCTGCGGCAGATGATGAACGCCTCCGACAACGTGATGGCCGAGTCGATCGCCAGGGAGGTGGCCAAGGCCGGCGGACGCCCGATGAGCTTCGCGGGCGCGGTCGACGCGATCACCACCAAGCTCGCCGGCGCCGGCGTCGACATGACCGGCGCCACGCTGTTCGACTCCAGTGGGTTGTCGGTGCTGGACCGGCTCACGGCTAAAACGCTCGACGAGGTGGTCCAGGCCGCTGCGGGCCCCGATCAGCCCAGCATGCGTCCGCTGCTCGACCTGCTGCCGATCGCCGGCGGCAGCGGAACATTGTCGGACCGCTTCCTCGGCGGTGACTCCAAGGGGGCGTCGGCCGGCTGGCTGCGGGCCAAGACCGGGTCGCTGACGGCGATCAACTCCCTGGCCGGAGTGGTGACCGATGCCGGCGGCCGAGTGCTGACGTTCGCGTTCATCTCCAACGACGCCGGTCCGATGGGCCGGGTGGCCCTCGACGCACTGGCCAGCGTCCTGCGCACCTGCGGGTGCGGCTCATGAGCTCGCAGGTGACCGTCGGGCGGGCCGTGGACTGGTCGTTCGCCGGGAATGTCGGCGCCTGGCTGGCCCGGCCGGGGCCGGCCGCCACCGACTACACCCGCAGCCAGGCCGTCGACGAACTGTCTGTCGCGGCGCGCAAGGCCGAAGGCCCGGTCCGCGAGGTCACCCGGATGGGCGGCGACGCCCCGGTCGCCGAGGCACGCATCGTCGACCGCCAGGGCTGGATCCGGGCGGCGTCGGATTCCATGCGGGTGATGACCGGCGGCACCGACACACCCAGCAACCCGGTCACCGGCCGGGTGACCGGCGCGCAGACCGGCGCGGTGCTGGCGTTCATCTCCTCGGGAATCCTGGGCCAGTACGACCCGTTCGCCGACACCGGCTCCGAGGACGGCCTGCTGCTGCTGGTCTACCCGAACGTCATCGCCGTCGAGCGCCAACTGCGGGTCTCCCCGGCCGACTTCCGGTTGTGGGTATGCCTGCACGAGGTCACCCACCGGGTGCAGTTCTCCGCCAATCCCTGGTTGGCACAACACATGTCGCAGGCGCTCGGGGTGCTGACCTCCGATGCGGCCGACGACGTGACGCAGGTGGTGGGACGGCTGGCGGAGTTTGCCAAGAAGCGGCGGAGCGGGGACCTGGGCCCCAACGATGCGGGCATCCTCGGGTTCATGCGCGCGGTGCAGTCCGAGCCGCAGCAGGTGGCGCTGGATCAGCTGCTGGTGCTCGGCACCCTGCTCGAAGGTCACGCCGACCACGTGATGGACGCGGTCGGTCCGGCCGTCGTGCCGTCGGTGCAAACCATCCGCAACCGGTTCGATCAACGCCGGCAGCGCAAGCAACCGCCGCTGCAGCGGCTGCTGCGGGCATTGCTCGGGGTGGACGCCAAACTCAGCCAGTACACCCGCGGCAAGGCGTTCGTCGACCACGTCGTGGACCGGGTCGGGATGGACCGGTTCAACACGGTGTGGACGAATGCGGACACCCTGCCGCTGCCCGACGAGATCGAAGATCCGCAGCGGTGGATCGACCGGGTGCTGTAGCCGCCCTGCGGGCCGGGGTGGCCGGCTTCGCGACCGAGCACCTGCCCGGCGCGACGTCGTGGTGCGTCGCGCTGTCCGGTGGACCCGACTCGCTGGCTCTGACGGCGGCGGCCGCCGCGGCACTGCCGACCACCGCCCTCATCGTTGACCATGGTCTGCAGCCCGGCTCCGACCAGGTCGCCGCGACTGCCCGCAGGCAGGCGCATGACCTCGGCTGCGTGGACGCCCGGGTGCTGCGGGTGCAGGTCGGCGCCGACGGCGGTCCCGAGGCCGCCGCGCGCGCCGCGCGCTACACCGCGCTGGACGCCGCGCGCGCCGAGACGCCGGTGCTGCTGGCGCACACCCTCGACGACCAGGCCGAGACCGTGCTGCTCGGGCTGGGCCGCGGGTCGGGACCGCGGTCGATCGCCGGCATGCGGGCCTGCGACCCGCCCTGGTACCGCCCGCTGCTGGGGGTGCGCCGCTCCGTCACCCACGCCGCGTGCGCCGAGCTCGGGTTGACCCCGTGGGACGACCCGCACAATCACGACGGCCGGTTCACCCGGGTTCGGCTGCGCACCGAAGTGCTCCCGCTGCTCGAAGACGTGCTCGGCGGCGGCGTTGCCGAGGCGCTGGCCCGCACCGCGGCCGCGCTGCGAGAGGACACCGACGCTTTGGACGAATGGGCCGCCCTGGCGGCAGGTGCCCTCGGCGACACCGGCGACACCGTCGCGGTCACTGCGCTCACTGCCCTGCCCACCGCCGTGCGGCGCCGGGTGATCCGCGGCTGGCTGCTGGGTGGCGGCGCGACCAACCTCACCGACAAGCAGATCCGTGCGGTGGACGCCCTGGTCACCGCCTGGCACGGGCAGGGCGGAGTGGCGGTCGGCTCGGCGCTTCGGCAGCAAAGACTGTTCGCCGCCCGCCGTGACGGCAGGCTGATCATGTACACGCAACCGGTGTGAGATTGGTCGTCAGGCCTTGCTCGTGGCACAGTGTGGACGTGTCGGCGCACGAGCTGTATCCCGGGGACATCAAATCGGTCTTGTTGTCACAAGAGCAGATTCACACCCGGACCGCTGAGCTGGCGGCATCAGTTGCCCGCGACTACGGCGATTCGCTGAACGGTCAGGACCTACTGCTGCTCACGGTCCTCAAGGGTGCGGTGATGTTCGTCACCGACCTCGCCCGCGCGATTCCGCTGCCTACCCAGTTGGAATTCATGGCGGTCAGCTCGTACGGATCGTCGACGTCGTCGTCCGGGGTGGTCCGCATTCTGAAGGATCTCGACCGCGACATCCATGATCGCGACGTGCTGATCGTCGAGGACATCGTGGACTCCGGGCTGACGCTGTCGTGGCTGCTGCGCAACCTGGCAACCCGCCATCCCAAGTCGCTGCGGGTGTGCACGCTGCTGCGCAAGCCCGACGCGGTACGCGCCGATGTCGACATCGAATACGTCGGCTTCGACATCCCCAACGAGTTCGTCGTCGGCTACGGCCTGGACTACGCCGAGCGCTACCGCGATCTGCCCTTCATCGGCACACTCGAGCCGAAGGTGTACCAGGGCTAGTCGGTTCCACCGCGCCCAAACCGACGTTTGGCCGCCGAAGTTCGAGTGGATCACGCCATCTCGTCGATCTCGGCGCGGGGCTCGAGTGCCTCCAGGCGCCCGAGGAGCGGCCCTATGGAGTCGAAGCGTTGATGCGGGGCAACTCCGGCAACAAGATGGTGCTGGTCGAGGTCCGGGAGTATTCGCAGGAGGACTTCGACGCTTGTCGGTGAACTGTCGGCCACCTCCGCCGACTGGTCGAGCGAGCCTAAAGATCGTCGACGGCGATGATGCCGTCCTGGATGGCGCGGGCCACCAAAGCGGACTTCGTTTGAGCCTGCCGGCCGACGGACGCGTATTTGGCCCGTACGCGTTGCAGGTGGGTGCGTACCGTCGAGGGCGAGATGAACAGTCGCTGGGCGACGAGGTCTTTACTTTCCGTCTGGAACCATGCGATCAACACCTCCATTTCGCGTGATGTCAGGTTGGGCCGCC contains the following coding sequences:
- a CDS encoding NCS1 family nucleobase:cation symporter-1, with translation MTDIDTPQSVKNLPPGAVVGAGDIVEAAGHPVGGGLIKPGYDPRLTNEDLAPLREQHWSSYNIFAFWMSDVHSVGGYVTAGSLFALGLASWQVLIALLIGIVIVNVFCNLVAKPSQATGVPYPVICRSVFGVLGANIPAIIRGLIAVAWYGIQTYLASAALDVVLLKLFPALAPYADVNQHGFLGLPFLGWGSFLLLWVLQACVFWRGMESIRKFIDFCGPAVYVVMFMLCGYLIYKAGWGAIDLNLGDVKYTGLDAVPVMLGAIALVVSYFSGPMLNFGDFARYGRSFAAVKRGNFLGLPVNFLVFSILVVVTASLTVPVFGELITDPVATVAKIDSTFAIVLGALTFTIATIGINIVANFISPAFDFSNVSPQRISWRAGGMIAAVGSVLITPWNLYNNPEVIHYTLETLGAFIGPLFGVLIGHYYLIHKQKVNVDALFTLAEDGTYWYKKGYNPAAVIATAVSALVAVVPVLAVGVPGMHTAAQYSWFIGCGLGLAIYYGLATRGKLAVAALP
- a CDS encoding aspartate/glutamate racemase family protein, giving the protein MTRIWVINPNTTRAMTDTIAQCARAVAGSGVVITGITSEIGPESIESHYDEALAVPGVLQAVRHGDREGVDGYVIACFGDPGLDAAREVAAGPVIGIAEAAMQTASHLGSGFSIVTTLTRTIGQSARLAERYGMQRFCRGIHACEIPVLDLETDPNARKVVTEACRDAIEADGSDVVVLGCAGMADMCAEISADVGVPVIDGVTAATLTVQSLVTMGLRTSKRGEYATPPDKRYSAG
- the puuE gene encoding allantoinase PuuE, which gives rise to MTYPRDMVGYGRIPPHPHWPGDAAIAVQFVLNYEEGAENSVLDGDPASETFLSEMTPAEPFPDRHMSMESLYEYGSRAGLWRLLRLFERRGIPLTVFAVALAMQRNTEAVAAFNELGHEIACHGLRWKSYQSVDRDTERAHMAQAVSILRDLTGAAPLGWYTGRDSPHTRELVVEHGGFVYDSDSYADDLPYWVDVAGRAHLVVPYTLDTNDMRFASAAGFSNGDEFFAHLRDAFDVLYAEGRAGAPKMLSIGLHCRLAGRPARTAALERFCDHVQSHDGVWIARRIEIADHWRRAHPAE
- the alc gene encoding allantoicase, translating into MIDGGQDSTRTQSDFLSLPDLAARPAGGTVVWANDDLFAERENLINPRPAEFRPATFGHKGQIYDGWETRRRRGTMPGDCDTAIVRLAAPAIVRGVVVDTAWFTGNYPPQVSVEAACVEGYPNVEDLVHQTDWTTILDRADVNGDTRNLFEVSSSRRWTHVRLSIYPDGGVARLRVHGQGLLDPRFVDGIPLDLAALDNGARVTACSNMFYSSPNNLLLRGTAHTMGDGWETSRRRDNGNDWVQVQLAGHGVLTVAELDTSYFVGNAPGSARLVGRDDDGDWFELLPRTDLQPDTRHRFLLSSQRPVTDARLEVYPDGGMARLRLFGRLTDTGRRRVADKWAAAA
- a CDS encoding TetR/AcrR family transcriptional regulator, with protein sequence MTTRRTQAQRSAATQDALRMAARELWGQRGYAEVGTPEIAQRAGVTRGAMYHQYADKSALFLDVVEAVEADVMNRLAAAVLAQEPPTPAATLHAAVDAWLDISSEREIRQLILLDAPNVLGWNGFRDIAERYSLGMTEQLLQAAMDSGELADQPVRPLAHILIGALDAAALTIAHAEDPERAGTEVRSALHRIVNGMLAGQP
- a CDS encoding alpha/beta fold hydrolase, with product MHTVELSSGTIHYETAGPAAGRPLVFIHGYAMGGSLWRPLSARLARHGLRCIVPTWPLGAHQTAMRSSADMTMRGVAAMVAEFLDKTGLDDVVLVGNDTGGAVAQVVATEFPDRLGALVLTSCDAFEHFPPPILAPFITAARIPLLWRIAVQGMRSRTVRRRAYGALAHTNLDALTAEWTRKAVRDRAIAENLRRFTGSLTRQTTLDAAAKLPQFAKPALIAWSADDAFFPQADGRRLADALPNSRLEIIRGARTFSMLDEPDVLADLIAEFATATSAVGR
- a CDS encoding alpha/beta hydrolase, which encodes MPLPMDPEVLTLLQPLMEAAAALEPPAIGDVATRRERAIPMFQTLGASRDPVDGVEVSRHTLRTADGAELDLSWYFPTSESPGSAVLYLHGGGMIYSLAETAPAYDTAMRGYVAATGAPMLLVDYRVAPEFPDPTPVEDCYAALCWLAEHAADLGVDPARIAVAGDSAGGGLAAGVSLLARDRGGPALAAQVLIYPMLDDRTTTPDPELDPELLTWNYDDNITGWGALLGDRAGGDDVSIYAAPARAQVLTGLPPTYLDVGDLDIFRDENIAYAARLSASGVPTELHVHPGCPHAWEALAPAAAVSERAVADRIRRLRAV
- a CDS encoding 2-oxo-4-hydroxy-4-carboxy-5-ureidoimidazoline decarboxylase, whose translation is MLMHQGIGLEAFNELPDSKAVHALYECCNSVTLARDLTRGRPYSDRDELFRRADDLLFSLSESSIDDILQAYPHVGRRPGSTKSQAEQCSVWDSSPEVMAELTAAVTDYNEHFGFGFVMHIGGLPREVCAKSVIAAVRDRMHHDPETERKVVCNELARINRSRLERMLGPEGGYDNWG
- a CDS encoding inorganic diphosphatase, which codes for MEFDVTIEIPKGQRNKYEVDHETGRVRLDRYLYTPMAYPADYGFIEDTLGEDGDPLDALVLLPLSVFPGVLIEVRPVGMFKMVDEAGGDDKVLCVPAGDKRWDHIQDIGDVPKDELDSIQHFFTHYKDLEPGKFVKGSDWVGRAEAEAEVERSRERFAKEGH